The proteins below come from a single Streptomyces sp. SCSIO 75703 genomic window:
- a CDS encoding anthranilate synthase component I yields MDLDTFRKLAGDRRVVPVTRKLLADGDTPVALYRKLAAERPGTFLLESAENGRSWSRYSFVGVRSAATLTERGGQAHWQGTPPVGVPTGGDPLAALRATVETLHTPRDLAHDLGLPPFTGGMVGYLGYDIVRRLEKVGPGERDDLRLPELTMLLTSDLAVMDHWEGSVLLIANAINHNDLSTGVDEAYADAVARLDAMEADLTRAVAQPPAALPPSELPEYTARWGGADFQAAVEDIKERIRAGEAFQVVPSQRFETPCTASALDVYRVLRATNPSPYMYLFRFDGFDVVGSSPEALVKVEDGRALVHPIAGTRHRGATPREDQALADELLADPKERAEHLMLVDLGRNDLGRVCEPGSVEVVDFMSVERYSHVMHIVSTVTGRVAEGRTAFDVLTACFPAGTLSGAPKPRALQIIDELEPARRGLYGGCVGYLDFAGDSDTAIAIRTALLRDGTAYVQAGAGVVADSDPVAEDTECRNKAAAVLRAVHTANRLGR; encoded by the coding sequence ATGGACCTCGACACCTTCCGCAAGCTCGCCGGCGACCGCCGGGTCGTCCCGGTCACCCGCAAGCTCCTCGCCGACGGCGACACGCCGGTCGCGCTCTACCGCAAGCTCGCCGCCGAACGCCCCGGCACCTTCCTCCTCGAATCCGCCGAGAACGGGCGGTCCTGGTCCCGGTACTCCTTCGTGGGCGTCCGCAGCGCCGCCACCCTCACCGAACGCGGCGGACAGGCCCACTGGCAGGGCACCCCGCCCGTCGGCGTCCCCACCGGCGGCGACCCGCTCGCCGCCCTGCGGGCCACCGTGGAGACCCTGCACACCCCGCGCGACCTCGCCCACGACCTCGGCCTGCCGCCCTTCACCGGCGGCATGGTCGGCTACCTCGGCTACGACATCGTGCGCCGGCTGGAGAAGGTCGGCCCGGGGGAGCGGGACGACCTGCGGCTGCCCGAGCTGACCATGCTGCTCACCAGCGACCTCGCCGTCATGGACCACTGGGAGGGCTCGGTCCTGCTGATCGCCAACGCGATCAACCACAACGACCTGTCCACCGGCGTCGACGAGGCGTACGCCGACGCCGTGGCCCGCCTGGACGCGATGGAGGCCGACCTCACCCGCGCCGTCGCCCAGCCCCCGGCCGCGCTGCCGCCCTCCGAACTGCCCGAGTACACCGCCCGCTGGGGCGGCGCCGACTTCCAGGCGGCCGTCGAGGACATCAAGGAGCGCATCCGCGCCGGAGAGGCGTTCCAGGTCGTCCCCTCCCAGCGGTTCGAGACCCCGTGCACGGCGAGCGCCCTCGACGTCTACCGGGTGCTGCGCGCCACCAACCCGTCCCCGTACATGTACCTGTTCCGCTTCGACGGCTTCGACGTCGTCGGCTCCTCGCCCGAGGCCCTGGTCAAGGTCGAGGACGGCCGGGCGCTGGTCCACCCCATCGCCGGCACCCGGCACCGCGGCGCCACCCCGCGGGAGGACCAGGCCCTGGCCGACGAACTCCTCGCCGACCCCAAGGAGCGCGCCGAGCACCTGATGCTCGTCGACCTGGGCCGCAACGACCTGGGGCGGGTCTGCGAACCCGGCTCGGTCGAGGTCGTCGACTTCATGTCCGTCGAGCGGTACTCGCACGTCATGCACATCGTCTCCACCGTCACCGGCCGGGTGGCCGAGGGCCGGACCGCCTTCGACGTCCTCACCGCCTGCTTCCCGGCCGGCACCCTCTCCGGGGCCCCCAAGCCGCGCGCCCTGCAGATCATCGACGAACTCGAACCCGCCCGGCGCGGCCTGTACGGCGGCTGCGTCGGCTACCTCGACTTCGCCGGGGACTCCGACACGGCCATCGCCATCCGCACCGCCCTGCTGCGCGACGGCACCGCCTACGTCCAGGCGGGCGCCGGCGTGGTCGCCGACTCCGACCCGGTCGCCGAGGACACCGAGTGCCGCAACAAGGCCGCCGCGGTGCTCCGGGCGGTGCACACGGCCAACCGGCTCGGCCGGTAG
- a CDS encoding TIGR02234 family membrane protein, with protein sequence MEYVTAVPPSPAPAAAPARSGRRSLAAALLSGALGAAVALLATRQTWSEGTATVAGGAFPLTAKGSDVTGVPAALAVVGLAALVAVFAVRRAGRLAVATLLALSGAGTVAAALSGAFDASALDEKAARAAGDTSATVDALTHTAWPYAAAVGGTLLLLAGLLALRFGRLWPAMSGRYERGGAARPRRAVPRVDPDRPEDLWKALDRGEDPTGA encoded by the coding sequence GTGGAGTACGTGACTGCCGTACCCCCTTCCCCCGCCCCCGCCGCCGCCCCCGCCCGCAGCGGGCGCCGGAGCCTCGCCGCCGCCCTGCTGAGCGGCGCGCTCGGCGCGGCCGTCGCCCTGCTCGCCACCCGGCAGACGTGGTCGGAGGGCACCGCCACCGTGGCCGGCGGCGCCTTCCCCCTCACCGCCAAGGGCAGCGACGTCACGGGCGTCCCCGCCGCCCTCGCCGTCGTGGGCCTCGCCGCCCTCGTCGCCGTCTTCGCCGTGCGCCGCGCGGGCCGCCTCGCCGTCGCCACGCTGCTCGCGCTCTCCGGCGCCGGCACCGTCGCCGCGGCCCTGTCCGGCGCCTTCGACGCCTCCGCGCTCGACGAGAAGGCCGCACGGGCCGCCGGCGACACCTCCGCGACCGTCGACGCGCTCACCCACACGGCCTGGCCCTACGCCGCCGCCGTCGGCGGGACCCTGCTGCTCCTCGCCGGACTGCTCGCGCTGCGCTTCGGCCGGCTGTGGCCCGCCATGTCCGGCCGCTACGAGCGCGGCGGCGCCGCCCGGCCCCGGCGCGCCGTCCCGCGCGTCGACCCGGACCGCCCCGAGGACCTGTGGAAGGCGCTCGACCGGGGCGAGGACCCGACCGGCGCCTGA
- a CDS encoding HGxxPAAW family protein translates to MAGSSHGHTPAAWTGVIIAFIGFCVAGMFMVMAEPVGFWISIGIVLLGAVVGGIMRMMGLGQPKHDHPANRTPETAGAKG, encoded by the coding sequence ATGGCGGGCAGCAGCCACGGTCACACCCCGGCCGCCTGGACCGGTGTCATCATCGCCTTCATCGGTTTCTGCGTCGCGGGCATGTTCATGGTGATGGCCGAGCCGGTGGGCTTCTGGATCAGCATCGGCATCGTGCTCCTCGGCGCCGTCGTGGGCGGCATCATGCGGATGATGGGCCTCGGCCAGCCGAAGCACGACCACCCGGCCAACCGCACCCCCGAGACGGCCGGCGCCAAGGGCTGA
- a CDS encoding DUF2752 domain-containing protein: protein MLARLAVPAGVLAAVAGAFAYVGAVDPNEPGHYPVCPLLRVTGVYCPGCGGLRSAHAVVHGDLPAALHANALAVLAYAGFAVLWTVWVVRTVRGRPFRLALGTAHLWALGTLLLVFGVVRNLSFGGWLLP, encoded by the coding sequence CTGCTCGCCCGGCTGGCCGTACCGGCCGGGGTGCTGGCCGCCGTCGCCGGGGCCTTCGCCTACGTGGGCGCCGTCGACCCCAACGAACCCGGCCACTACCCCGTCTGCCCCCTGCTCCGCGTCACCGGCGTCTACTGCCCCGGATGCGGCGGGCTGCGCAGCGCCCACGCCGTCGTCCACGGCGACCTCCCGGCCGCCCTGCACGCCAACGCGCTCGCCGTCCTCGCCTACGCCGGCTTCGCCGTGCTGTGGACCGTCTGGGTGGTCCGCACGGTGCGCGGACGCCCCTTCCGCCTCGCGCTCGGCACGGCGCACCTGTGGGCCCTGGGCACGTTGCTGCTGGTCTTCGGCGTTGTCCGGAACCTGTCCTTCGGTGGCTGGCTCCTGCCTTGA
- the trpC gene encoding indole-3-glycerol phosphate synthase TrpC has protein sequence MSVLDEIIDGVRADLAERQARVSLDELKERAATARPALDGVSALRGDAVKVICEVKRSSPSKGALAAIADPAALAADYEAGGASVISVLTEERRFGGSLADLDAVRARVDVPVLRKDFVVTSYQLWEARAHGADLVLLIVAALDQPALESLVERAESIGLTPLVEVHDEEEVERAVAAGAKVIGVNARNLKTLTVDRGTFERVAPEIPAGIVKVAESGVRGPHDLIAYANEGADAVLVGESLVTGRDPKTAVSDLVAAGEHPALRHGRG, from the coding sequence GTGAGTGTGCTCGACGAGATCATCGACGGAGTCCGTGCCGACCTCGCGGAGCGGCAGGCGCGCGTCAGCCTCGACGAGCTCAAGGAGCGCGCGGCCACGGCACGCCCCGCCCTGGACGGGGTGAGCGCCCTGCGCGGCGACGCGGTCAAGGTCATCTGCGAGGTCAAGCGCTCCAGCCCGTCCAAGGGCGCGCTGGCCGCCATCGCCGACCCGGCCGCCCTCGCCGCCGACTACGAGGCGGGCGGCGCCTCCGTCATCTCCGTCCTCACCGAGGAGCGCCGCTTCGGCGGCTCGCTGGCCGACCTGGACGCCGTCCGGGCCCGCGTGGACGTCCCGGTCCTGCGCAAGGACTTCGTCGTCACCTCGTACCAGCTCTGGGAGGCCCGCGCGCACGGCGCCGACCTGGTGCTGCTGATCGTCGCCGCCCTCGACCAGCCGGCCCTGGAGTCGCTGGTGGAGCGGGCCGAGTCCATCGGCCTCACCCCCCTCGTCGAGGTCCACGACGAGGAGGAGGTCGAGCGCGCGGTCGCCGCCGGCGCCAAGGTGATCGGCGTCAACGCGCGCAACCTGAAGACCCTCACGGTCGACCGCGGCACCTTCGAGCGCGTCGCCCCCGAGATCCCGGCGGGCATCGTCAAGGTCGCCGAGTCCGGCGTCCGCGGCCCGCACGACCTCATCGCCTACGCCAACGAGGGCGCCGACGCCGTCCTGGTCGGCGAGTCCCTCGTCACCGGGCGCGACCCGAAGACCGCCGTCTCCGACCTGGTGGCCGCCGGCGAGCACCCCGCGCTGCGGCACGGACGGGGCTGA
- the trpB gene encoding tryptophan synthase subunit beta — MPSEFFIPDPEGQVPSAEGYFGAFGGKFIPEALVAAVDEVAVAYDKAKADPEFARELDDLLAHYTGRPSALTEVPRFAGHAGGARIFLKREDLNHTGSHKINNVLGQALLTKRMGKTRVIAETGAGQHGVATATACALFGLDCTIYMGEVDTRRQALNVARMRMLGAEVVAVKSGSRTLKDAINEAFRDWVANVDRTHYLFGTVAGPHPFPGMVRDFHRVIGVEARRQILERAGRLPDAAIACVGGGSNAIGLFHAFLPDASVRLIGCEPAGHGLDSGEHAATLTAGEPGILHGSRSYVLQDEEGQITEPYSISAGLDYPGIGPEHSYLKDTGRGEYRAVTDDAAMQALRLLSRTEGVIPAIESAHALAGALEVGRELGPDGLIVVNLSGRGDKDMDTAARYFGLYDTDAEVAADEAGGTAEIEGDAK; from the coding sequence ATGCCCAGCGAGTTCTTCATTCCCGACCCCGAGGGCCAGGTGCCCAGCGCCGAGGGGTACTTCGGCGCGTTCGGCGGCAAGTTCATCCCGGAGGCGCTCGTCGCCGCCGTGGACGAGGTCGCCGTCGCCTACGACAAGGCCAAGGCCGACCCCGAGTTCGCCCGCGAACTCGACGACCTGCTGGCCCACTACACCGGCCGGCCCAGCGCCCTGACCGAGGTGCCCCGGTTCGCCGGGCACGCGGGCGGCGCCCGGATCTTCCTCAAGCGCGAGGACCTGAACCACACCGGCTCCCACAAGATCAACAATGTGCTCGGCCAGGCCCTGCTGACCAAGCGCATGGGCAAGACCCGGGTCATCGCCGAGACCGGCGCCGGCCAGCACGGCGTCGCCACCGCCACCGCCTGCGCCCTCTTCGGCCTCGACTGCACCATCTACATGGGCGAGGTCGACACCCGGCGGCAGGCGCTGAACGTGGCCCGGATGCGGATGCTCGGCGCCGAGGTCGTCGCCGTGAAGTCCGGCAGCCGCACCCTCAAGGACGCCATCAACGAGGCGTTCCGCGACTGGGTCGCCAACGTCGACCGCACCCACTACCTCTTCGGCACCGTCGCCGGACCCCACCCCTTCCCGGGCATGGTCCGCGACTTCCACCGCGTCATCGGCGTCGAGGCCCGGCGCCAGATCCTGGAGCGGGCCGGCCGCCTCCCGGACGCCGCGATCGCCTGCGTGGGCGGCGGCTCCAACGCCATCGGCCTCTTCCACGCCTTCCTCCCCGACGCCTCGGTGCGCCTGATCGGCTGCGAGCCGGCCGGGCACGGCCTGGACAGCGGCGAGCACGCGGCCACCCTGACCGCGGGCGAGCCCGGCATCCTGCACGGCTCGCGCTCCTACGTGCTCCAGGACGAGGAGGGCCAGATCACCGAGCCCTACTCGATCTCGGCCGGCCTGGACTACCCCGGCATCGGCCCCGAGCACTCCTACCTCAAGGACACCGGCCGCGGCGAGTACCGCGCGGTCACCGACGACGCGGCGATGCAGGCCCTGCGCCTGCTCTCGCGCACCGAGGGCGTCATCCCGGCCATCGAGAGCGCCCACGCGCTGGCCGGCGCCCTGGAGGTCGGCCGCGAACTGGGCCCGGACGGGCTGATCGTGGTCAACCTCTCCGGCCGCGGCGACAAGGACATGGACACCGCCGCCCGCTACTTCGGGCTGTACGACACCGACGCCGAGGTCGCCGCCGACGAGGCCGGCGGCACCGCCGAGATCGAGGGGGACGCCAAGTGA
- the trpA gene encoding tryptophan synthase subunit alpha: MSGNVRLLEETLAGARAEGRSALVAYLPAGFPTVDGGIEAMKAVLEGGADVVEVGLPHSDPVLDGPVIQTADDIALRGGVRIADVLRTVREVHRATGKPILVMTYWNPVDRYGVERFAAELAEAGGAGCILPDLPVQESAHWREHAGKHGLATVFVVAPSSRDARLAEITAVGSGFVYAASLMGVTGTRESVGSEAEDLVRRTRATTDLPVCVGLGVSDAEQAAEVARFADGVIVGSAFVKRMLDAPDAATGVRDVRALAGELAKGVRARG, translated from the coding sequence GTGAGCGGCAACGTGCGACTGCTGGAGGAGACCCTCGCCGGGGCCCGCGCGGAGGGCCGCTCCGCCCTCGTCGCCTACCTCCCGGCCGGGTTCCCGACCGTGGACGGCGGTATCGAGGCGATGAAGGCCGTGCTGGAGGGCGGCGCCGACGTCGTCGAGGTCGGCCTCCCGCACAGCGACCCGGTGCTGGACGGGCCGGTCATCCAGACCGCCGACGACATCGCCCTGCGCGGCGGGGTGCGGATCGCGGACGTGCTGCGCACGGTCCGCGAGGTCCACCGGGCCACGGGCAAGCCGATCCTCGTCATGACGTACTGGAACCCGGTCGACCGCTACGGTGTCGAGCGCTTCGCCGCCGAGCTGGCCGAGGCCGGCGGTGCCGGGTGCATCCTGCCCGACCTGCCGGTCCAGGAGTCGGCGCACTGGAGGGAGCACGCCGGCAAGCACGGGCTGGCCACGGTCTTCGTGGTCGCGCCCAGCAGCCGGGACGCGCGGCTCGCCGAGATCACCGCGGTGGGCAGCGGCTTCGTCTACGCCGCCTCCCTCATGGGCGTCACCGGCACCCGCGAGTCCGTCGGCTCCGAGGCCGAGGACCTGGTCCGGCGCACCCGCGCCACCACCGACCTGCCGGTCTGCGTCGGCCTCGGCGTCTCCGACGCCGAGCAGGCCGCCGAGGTCGCCCGCTTCGCCGACGGCGTCATCGTCGGCTCGGCGTTCGTCAAGCGGATGCTCGACGCCCCGGACGCCGCCACCGGCGTGCGGGACGTGCGCGCGCTCGCCGGCGAACTGGCGAAGGGCGTCCGCGCACGGGGCTGA
- a CDS encoding thioredoxin domain-containing protein: MSEKNQDGKRTARQRLAAEREKQKSRDKRRRGLIVGATVVGVLGLAAAVGVVAANVGKGDGSASAGPVVAPSGALGKDSLALPAGPESAPSTLTVWEDFRCPACQGFEQAYRSTIQELTGAGKLKVEYHLATIIDGNMGGTGSRESANAAACAQDAGKFPQYHDVLFDNQPPETDDAFADTGTLIKLAGTVDGLDTPGFRSCVKDGTHNGWVGKSNKAFQNGGFSGTPTVLLNGENIYQDRSMTPAKLKQMVLDADR; this comes from the coding sequence GTGAGCGAGAAGAACCAAGACGGAAAGCGCACCGCCCGCCAGCGACTGGCGGCCGAGCGCGAGAAGCAGAAGTCCCGGGACAAGCGCCGCCGCGGCCTGATCGTCGGCGCGACCGTCGTCGGCGTCCTCGGCCTCGCCGCCGCGGTCGGCGTGGTCGCCGCGAACGTGGGCAAGGGCGACGGGAGCGCGTCGGCCGGCCCGGTGGTGGCGCCCTCGGGGGCGCTGGGCAAGGACAGTCTCGCCCTCCCGGCCGGGCCCGAGAGCGCGCCGTCGACGCTCACCGTCTGGGAGGACTTCCGCTGTCCGGCCTGCCAGGGCTTCGAGCAGGCGTACCGTTCCACGATCCAGGAGCTGACCGGGGCCGGGAAGCTCAAGGTCGAGTACCACCTGGCGACGATCATCGACGGCAACATGGGCGGCACCGGCTCCCGCGAGTCGGCCAACGCGGCGGCCTGCGCCCAGGACGCGGGCAAGTTCCCGCAGTACCACGACGTGCTCTTCGACAACCAGCCTCCGGAGACGGACGACGCCTTCGCCGACACCGGCACGCTGATCAAGCTCGCGGGCACGGTGGACGGGCTCGACACGCCCGGGTTCCGGAGCTGCGTCAAGGACGGCACGCACAACGGCTGGGTGGGCAAGTCCAACAAGGCCTTCCAGAACGGCGGCTTCAGCGGCACCCCCACCGTCCTGCTGAATGGGGAGAACATCTACCAGGACCGCTCCATGACCCCGGCCAAGCTGAAGCAGATGGTGCTGGACGCCGACCGGTAG
- the lgt gene encoding prolipoprotein diacylglyceryl transferase, producing the protein MELAFIPSPSRGVLYLGPVPLRGYAFCIIIGVFLAVWLGNKRWVARGGRAGTVADIAIWAVPFGLVGGRLYHVITDYQLYFGEGRDWVDAFKVWEGGLGIWGAIALGALGAWIGARRRGIPMPAYADAVAPGIALAQAVGRWGNWFNQELYGRATDLPWAVEITSSADGRTPGTYHPTFLYESLWCVGVALLVVWADRRFRLGHGRAFALYVAAYCAGRFWIEYMRVDDAHHLLGLRLNNWTALLVFLLAVAYMVVSARTRPGREAVVEPGAEALGEGSGDDADGKAAEAAEAAEDAEDAEDAASGGKAAKATKTAKAAKAAERAPEKNGAGPAKKG; encoded by the coding sequence ATGGAACTTGCCTTCATTCCCAGCCCGTCGCGCGGGGTGCTGTACCTCGGTCCCGTCCCGCTGCGCGGCTACGCCTTCTGCATCATCATCGGCGTCTTCCTCGCCGTCTGGCTCGGCAACAAGCGCTGGGTCGCCCGTGGCGGGCGGGCCGGCACGGTCGCCGACATCGCGATCTGGGCCGTTCCCTTCGGCCTGGTCGGCGGACGGCTCTACCACGTGATCACGGACTACCAGCTCTACTTCGGTGAGGGCCGTGACTGGGTGGACGCCTTCAAGGTGTGGGAGGGCGGCCTCGGCATCTGGGGCGCGATCGCGCTCGGGGCGCTGGGTGCCTGGATCGGCGCCCGGCGCCGCGGCATCCCCATGCCCGCCTACGCCGACGCCGTCGCCCCGGGCATCGCCCTCGCCCAGGCCGTCGGACGCTGGGGCAACTGGTTCAACCAGGAGCTGTACGGCCGCGCCACCGACCTGCCCTGGGCGGTGGAGATCACCTCCTCCGCCGACGGCCGGACGCCGGGCACCTACCACCCGACGTTCCTGTACGAGTCGCTGTGGTGCGTGGGCGTCGCCCTGCTGGTCGTCTGGGCGGACCGCCGCTTCCGGCTGGGCCACGGCCGGGCCTTCGCGCTGTACGTCGCCGCGTACTGCGCGGGCCGCTTCTGGATCGAGTACATGCGCGTCGACGACGCCCACCACCTGCTGGGCCTGCGGCTGAACAACTGGACGGCGCTCCTGGTCTTCCTGCTCGCCGTGGCCTACATGGTGGTCTCCGCGCGGACGCGCCCCGGCCGGGAGGCCGTGGTCGAGCCTGGCGCGGAGGCGCTCGGCGAGGGGTCCGGCGACGACGCGGACGGGAAGGCCGCCGAGGCCGCCGAGGCCGCCGAGGACGCCGAGGACGCCGAGGACGCCGCGTCCGGCGGGAAGGCCGCGAAGGCGACGAAGACCGCGAAGGCCGCGAAGGCCGCGGAGCGGGCCCCGGAGAAGAACGGGGCCGGCCCGGCGAAGAAGGGCTGA
- a CDS encoding VIT1/CCC1 transporter family protein, whose translation MAIIDNEAALHEAHRDNHTHRDVNGGWLRPAVFGAMDGLVSNLALMTGVAGGALDRQVVILTGLAGLAAGAFSMAAGEYTSVASQRELVEAELAVERRELRKHPKDEEAELAALYVSRGVEPELASEVARQMSRDPEQALEIHAREELGVAPGDLPSPTVAAVSSFGSFALGALLPVLPYLLGAASLWPAVLTALAGLFLCGAVVARVTARTWWYSGLRQLLLGGAAAGVTYALGSLFGTAVG comes from the coding sequence ATGGCGATCATCGACAACGAGGCGGCGCTGCACGAGGCCCACCGCGACAACCACACCCACCGCGACGTCAACGGCGGCTGGCTGCGCCCCGCCGTCTTCGGCGCGATGGACGGCCTGGTGTCCAACCTCGCCCTGATGACCGGTGTCGCGGGCGGCGCCCTGGACCGGCAGGTCGTCATCCTCACCGGGCTGGCGGGCCTGGCCGCCGGCGCCTTCTCGATGGCCGCCGGCGAGTACACCTCCGTCGCCTCCCAGCGTGAGCTGGTCGAGGCCGAGCTGGCCGTCGAGCGCCGCGAGCTGCGCAAGCACCCGAAGGACGAGGAGGCGGAGCTGGCCGCCCTCTACGTCTCCCGCGGCGTCGAACCCGAGCTGGCGAGCGAGGTCGCCCGGCAGATGTCCCGCGACCCGGAGCAGGCCCTGGAGATCCACGCCCGCGAGGAGCTGGGCGTCGCCCCCGGCGACCTGCCCTCGCCGACGGTGGCGGCCGTCTCCTCGTTCGGCTCCTTCGCGCTGGGCGCCCTGCTGCCCGTCCTGCCCTACCTGCTCGGCGCCGCCTCGCTGTGGCCCGCGGTGCTGACCGCGCTGGCCGGGCTCTTCCTGTGCGGCGCGGTGGTGGCCAGGGTGACCGCGCGCACCTGGTGGTACAGCGGACTGCGCCAGCTCCTGCTGGGCGGCGCCGCGGCCGGGGTGACGTACGCGCTGGGCAGCCTGTTCGGGACCGCCGTCGGCTGA